Part of the Candidatus Krumholzibacteriota bacterium genome is shown below.
AAGTATGGAGTAAATAAGGGGATAAACTATTTTTTAAAGGCGCGCGGAGCAAATGATCCGCCTTTATCCATTAACGCCATACGCTCGAAGTAGTGTTCCATTCCGGAAATAATTCTTATTCCAATTTTGCCGTCCCTGTCCACAAAAGCCGCGGCGGCTTTTCCGTCCGGCCGCCACGCGGGATTTCCTTCACTCATGTCAGAACCCGCGAGCTGAAGAACGTGTTCGCCGTCGGAGCTTATAAGACATATATTAGTACTCCCCCAGCTGCTTCTTGTCATCATCAGGTATCTGCCGTCAGGACTCCAGGCGGGAAGATAAAGTGCATCCCCGGCTATCTCAACAAGCTTCATGCCGCTCGAGGATCGGTCATATACAATCAAACCTTTCCCCTTTCGTATCCATGCGAGCCGCTCGCCGCCGGGCGAAATAACAGGGTAGCCGTTAACCCCGCTTCTTGTGATACGGGTCAATTCCCCGCTTCCGAGATCCTTTATCCAGATATCACTTCCCTTAGCCCTTGTCGAGACAAAAGCGATTTCCTTACCGTCCTTCGACCAGAACGGATGCATATCAACGGCCCTGTGTGAAGTGACACGCTCCATTCCCCCTGTCAGATGACATATATAGATATCGACGTTATCCCCATGCTTTAAGGAACAGATTATACTCTTCGAGTCCGGCGACCAGGAAAAAGGCCCTTGAAGGGTTTCCAGTTTTATCGCGGGGTTAATTCGAGCGCCCTTCGGCGAAATAAAGCAGATTTCAGAGCGGCCGTAACGGTCAGTTTTCCGGTAAGCGATTTTTTCTCCGTCCGGCGACCAAGTCAATCCATATAATTTCTGCCCGGTTGACTCGATAATTTCCTGTCTTACAAGAGGTTCGTATTCCGGGTTTCTTTTATACAAAGCTAATAACCCCGGTTTGAAATAACCCTGGGAGTATCGGAATTCACCCTTTATAAGAGCCCCGTCGTATAAAAATGCCCTCAGAGCCGGTCTTAACTCGTGAATCAGTTTTTTATGACACACAAGATATTCGACATTTTCATCTATAAGATAATCCATAACTTTATTGTACTTCGCCACTGGAATCTCAACATATATCCCTCCGCCGTAAAAGGCCAGATACGGTTTCCTGTCCGCGATTTTATCCCCCGGCCTGACATACTCTCTGAAATGGCGGCCCGTATCTTTCGCCCATTTAAAGCCCTTTGCCACCGGTTCTGTCAGCTGATCTCTGTTAATCACAAGACCTGAAAGAAAGGAAATAGAGAGCAGTGTATATACCGCTATTTTGAATCTGTGTTTTCTGACAGTTGAAAGGCCGATCACGGCATATATAGTAATGGCCGGGATATATGGAAAAACGAGCCTCGTTTCTCTTCTTACCGTAAATAACGGATAAATCAGAAAGGGAACGAATGAGGCGATAAGGAACCCCCGCTCGCGATAAATCCCGTAAAGAGCCAGTAAAAAAAGTATTACAGTAACGTGACCTATTAACAGACGGAATTCCCCGGGGACAGTTTCAATATAATCTGTGATAAGGTTTTTTTCTCCTCCATCTTCGGCTCTCTCCCTGAGAAAGGTCTCCTTCTCCTCTGAATCAAGCCAGTTTTCACGTCCTTTCCAGGTCTTCGCGTGAGTACCGAAGAATTTTGTTTTCGAAATAAGAACCGGCTTCCCGGCGATTCGGGATTGAATGGCGACATTAACAGAATATACTATAGAAAACCCCGCTAGAAGCAAAAGCAGCCGTTTCAAGCGCCTCATCCTGAACAAAGCCAGAACGCCCAAAACCCCGAGAGCCTCCGGCCTGGTTACGGCAGCTAACCCCAGCAGTCCCCCCGAAGCTAAGTCCTTCCTCCTGGCGAAAAAAAGAAGACCGGTAAAAAGCCAGAAAACATATAGGCTTTCCGACATTGTTATCATCGACATCCTGAGCGCCAGCGGAGAGAAAATAACCAGAAAAGCCGCGAGAATGGCTTCTGTTTTCCTCACATACTCCCGGGCCAGTTTATATACAACAACTGAAAGCCCAATCCCGGCTAACATCGAAACTATCCTGGCGGCGAGAACGCCGTCTTTAAGTAACGGGATAAGTGCTGCAATCAGAGCGGGGTACCCTATAGGAAAAGGGCTTGGAGGGAAT
Proteins encoded:
- a CDS encoding glycosyltransferase family 39 protein; translation: MPESYDKTVESPYLRERNIYLILIVVGILIRIPFFNFFDMVTYDGTYYIHDARSILGESFPPSPFPIGYPALIAALIPLLKDGVLAARIVSMLAGIGLSVVVYKLAREYVRKTEAILAAFLVIFSPLALRMSMITMSESLYVFWLFTGLLFFARRKDLASGGLLGLAAVTRPEALGVLGVLALFRMRRLKRLLLLLAGFSIVYSVNVAIQSRIAGKPVLISKTKFFGTHAKTWKGRENWLDSEEKETFLRERAEDGGEKNLITDYIETVPGEFRLLIGHVTVILFLLALYGIYRERGFLIASFVPFLIYPLFTVRRETRLVFPYIPAITIYAVIGLSTVRKHRFKIAVYTLLSISFLSGLVINRDQLTEPVAKGFKWAKDTGRHFREYVRPGDKIADRKPYLAFYGGGIYVEIPVAKYNKVMDYLIDENVEYLVCHKKLIHELRPALRAFLYDGALIKGEFRYSQGYFKPGLLALYKRNPEYEPLVRQEIIESTGQKLYGLTWSPDGEKIAYRKTDRYGRSEICFISPKGARINPAIKLETLQGPFSWSPDSKSIICSLKHGDNVDIYICHLTGGMERVTSHRAVDMHPFWSKDGKEIAFVSTRAKGSDIWIKDLGSGELTRITRSGVNGYPVISPGGERLAWIRKGKGLIVYDRSSSGMKLVEIAGDALYLPAWSPDGRYLMMTRSSWGSTNICLISSDGEHVLQLAGSDMSEGNPAWRPDGKAAAAFVDRDGKIGIRIISGMEHYFERMALMDKGGSFAPRAFKK